From Demequina lutea, a single genomic window includes:
- a CDS encoding DUF7937 domain-containing protein has protein sequence MTAEPTSMPTNQGGAAPTSNPFAGVPTPDLVRDALALLLLLMSLAMRWNVDSTSGVKHATDHLEVVLVTLVSVASLSLTYLARAKVFGAGVSAAQVGLIRAAANAPYAVVVAIYLILDVSKIGDSWYLAGGIGWAAATGLTGAALAGMPRQVESENSPVGALQAKIMQLSVIGLGGLWVAMSLINFINVFVEWAPVVNGAASTIALLVTVLLVLVPLVLITAGLIRRSAVTRTVTVTGGVVVFGAIIIDWFSDWKISMTGVESAHRPGFGIIALITLGALASSHLIRDSMRHIEDVQRYVRSAGILLLAQASGVVASAIITVLTITSNTVASNGKAVEYIFALVIIAAMATGAFALVRTGEAATRPLALALTAGTVVVGVVAVSLVESLSQLGIVDLIYTFGLPTATLVLLAAPTSMRAHYGSLLRASGAPIATAPTDEPETPALEAKAPFDEPETPALEAKAPFDEPETPALEAEASYDEPEATYDEPEVAFDEPEVAFDESEVAFDESETPALEAKAPFDEPEAPILEPDAPILEPDAPILEPDAPILEPETPIEEPEPETPFVEPDAPILEPDAPILEPEAPILEPEAPAPESVHPRAAEASAPETPLQALFEIAAKVPELRAAVAANPSTYPDLLTWLGKLGDPAVDAALKARGA, from the coding sequence ATGACAGCAGAACCCACATCGATGCCCACAAACCAAGGCGGAGCCGCCCCCACCTCCAACCCATTCGCGGGCGTCCCCACTCCCGACCTGGTCCGGGATGCGCTGGCTCTGCTGCTGCTGCTCATGTCCTTGGCTATGCGATGGAACGTGGACTCGACGAGCGGCGTGAAGCACGCAACCGACCACCTCGAGGTCGTGCTCGTGACACTGGTGTCGGTGGCCTCTTTGTCGCTGACGTACCTCGCACGGGCCAAGGTGTTTGGCGCGGGGGTCTCCGCCGCCCAAGTGGGTCTCATTCGCGCGGCCGCCAACGCGCCGTACGCGGTGGTCGTCGCGATTTACCTGATTCTCGATGTCTCCAAGATCGGCGATAGCTGGTACCTGGCTGGCGGCATCGGCTGGGCTGCGGCGACGGGTCTCACGGGCGCGGCGCTTGCGGGCATGCCTCGCCAGGTCGAGTCCGAAAACTCGCCGGTCGGCGCGCTCCAGGCGAAGATCATGCAACTGTCCGTCATTGGCCTCGGCGGACTGTGGGTCGCGATGTCCCTGATCAACTTCATCAACGTCTTCGTCGAGTGGGCGCCCGTCGTCAACGGCGCGGCGTCCACCATCGCCCTCCTCGTCACCGTGCTCCTCGTTCTCGTGCCGCTCGTCCTGATCACAGCGGGACTGATCCGCCGGTCGGCCGTGACGCGCACCGTGACGGTGACGGGTGGCGTCGTCGTCTTCGGGGCGATCATCATCGACTGGTTCTCCGACTGGAAGATCTCGATGACAGGCGTGGAGTCCGCCCACCGGCCCGGGTTCGGAATCATCGCCTTGATCACCCTGGGCGCGCTGGCCTCTTCGCACCTGATCCGTGACTCCATGCGGCACATCGAAGATGTCCAGCGGTATGTGCGCTCGGCCGGGATCCTGCTCTTGGCACAGGCCAGCGGGGTCGTCGCCAGCGCCATCATCACGGTCTTGACGATCACCTCGAACACCGTCGCTTCCAATGGCAAGGCGGTCGAATACATTTTCGCCCTTGTGATCATCGCCGCTATGGCGACGGGAGCCTTTGCGCTCGTGCGCACCGGCGAGGCCGCCACCCGGCCTCTTGCTCTGGCACTGACTGCAGGAACCGTGGTCGTCGGAGTCGTGGCCGTGAGCCTGGTGGAGAGCCTGTCGCAGCTTGGCATCGTCGACCTCATCTACACCTTCGGTCTGCCCACCGCGACCCTCGTCTTGCTTGCCGCGCCGACGAGCATGAGGGCGCACTACGGCTCGCTCTTGCGTGCAAGTGGCGCGCCCATTGCTACGGCCCCCACCGACGAGCCCGAGACCCCCGCTCTCGAAGCCAAGGCCCCGTTCGACGAGCCCGAGACCCCCGCTCTCGAAGCCAAGGCCCCGTTCGACGAGCCCGAGACCCCCGCTCTCGAAGCCGAGGCCAGCTACGACGAGCCCGAGGCCACCTACGACGAGCCCGAGGTTGCCTTCGACGAGCCCGAGGTTGCCTTCGACGAGTCCGAGGTTGCCTTCGACGAGTCCGAGACCCCCGCTCTCGAAGCCAAGGCCCCGTTCGACGAGCCCGAGGCACCCATCCTCGAACCCGACGCCCCCATCCTCGAACCCGACGCCCCCATCCTCGAGCCCGACGCCCCCATCCTCGAGCCCGAGACCCCCATCGAGGAGCCCGAGCCAGAGACCCCGTTCGTCGAGCCCGACGCCCCCATCCTCGAACCCGACGCCCCCATCCTCGAACCCGAGGCACCCATCCTCGAACCCGAGGCGCCCGCCCCCGAATCTGTCCATCCCAGGGCGGCAGAGGCATCGGCCCCCGAAACGCCGTTGCAGGCACTCTTCGAGATTGCCGCAAAAGTCCCAGAACTGCGCGCCGCCGTCGCCGCGAATCCATCCACATACCCCGACCTGCTGACGTGGCTCGGCAAGTTGGGTGATCCCGCCGTGGATGCCGCACTGAAGGCTAGGGGCGCCTAG
- the rsmI gene encoding 16S rRNA (cytidine(1402)-2'-O)-methyltransferase: protein MTGRILLAATPIGNVGDGSARLWEALASADVVAAEDTRVTRDLAARAGISITGELVALHDHNEARTGAWLIDRALAGETIVVVSDAGMPLVSDPGYRMVTAAIAAGVDLGILPGPSAPLAALALSGLPTDRFAFEGFLPRKEGERSAALAGLAAEERTLIFFEAPHRVAVTLASMAIAFGADRRASLSREITKRYEETLRGTLADLAAWAAASEVRGEIVVVVAGRAREAPPLASIVAEALRRVAVGERAKAVVADLAATFGVPQRDLYAAVVEARSST from the coding sequence ATGACCGGGCGAATTCTCTTGGCGGCCACACCCATCGGAAATGTGGGCGATGGGTCGGCTCGCCTCTGGGAGGCACTCGCATCCGCCGACGTCGTGGCGGCAGAGGACACCCGCGTGACGCGGGACCTCGCCGCGCGCGCTGGGATATCGATCACCGGCGAACTTGTCGCTCTTCACGATCACAACGAGGCCCGCACGGGCGCCTGGCTGATCGACAGGGCGCTGGCGGGTGAAACGATCGTGGTAGTGTCCGATGCCGGAATGCCGCTCGTGTCGGATCCCGGATATCGCATGGTGACTGCGGCGATTGCGGCCGGCGTTGATCTAGGAATTCTCCCTGGACCGTCGGCACCGCTCGCGGCGCTAGCCCTCTCGGGCCTCCCGACTGATCGCTTTGCCTTTGAGGGTTTTCTGCCTCGCAAGGAGGGCGAGCGCTCCGCCGCCCTCGCAGGTCTCGCCGCTGAAGAGCGAACGCTCATCTTCTTCGAGGCGCCTCATCGCGTCGCGGTGACACTCGCATCCATGGCCATTGCCTTTGGCGCCGATCGACGGGCCTCCCTATCCCGCGAGATCACCAAGAGGTACGAAGAGACCCTTAGGGGCACGCTCGCCGACCTCGCCGCCTGGGCGGCAGCGTCCGAGGTTCGCGGCGAGATTGTCGTGGTGGTCGCGGGCCGCGCGCGTGAGGCGCCGCCCCTGGCCTCTATCGTGGCCGAGGCGTTGCGGAGGGTTGCCGTGGGCGAACGCGCCAAGGCCGTAGTGGCGGATCTTGCCGCAACGTTCGGCGTGCCGCAACGAGACCTCTACGCCGCAGTCGTCGAGGCGCGCTCCTCCACCTAG
- a CDS encoding dolichyl-phosphate-mannose--protein mannosyltransferase, whose protein sequence is MIVTLWRWRATVMAASVTALAAVLRFADLGHPRALVFDEVYYARGAYSLLQMGYEGKWGHDGGHFAMGNFSDLTTDGDYVVHPMVGKLLIAAGMKIAGNGPFGYRFAGAFLGTMTVLIVALLVRRIMKSTVWGGVAGVLLAVDGEHIVLSRTAILDIFLTFFVVAGFALLWLDRWRAQRIYAEHPPDTTGAFGPRVGIRWWRLAAIVTFGLASGVKWSGATFAAAFLLVFVLLDASDRRAAGYKHWLPGAALRSGLPGALATVILMPATYIAQWANWFLTKGSYDRDWAQLHPGQGVTWLPPALRSLWEYHVSMYNYHKHLDTPHPWESHPAGWIIQFRPTAFFFEKADPSTCRGGNCVEDITSIGNPLIWWVGLAALCFAIWRLVVKNDSIGIIFGAGVLIGWLPWEPYAHRTIFTFYSVAMAPFVVMMLAWALERFARLDHLESRYSRVRGLAVGWFLVAVLVVSAFFYPVWTGQPIPAWYQTIHVWLPTW, encoded by the coding sequence GTGATTGTGACCCTCTGGCGCTGGCGTGCCACCGTCATGGCCGCGTCGGTGACCGCGCTCGCGGCCGTGTTGCGCTTCGCCGACCTGGGCCACCCACGTGCCCTCGTCTTTGACGAGGTGTACTACGCGCGTGGCGCGTACTCGCTCCTGCAAATGGGATACGAGGGCAAGTGGGGCCACGACGGCGGGCACTTTGCGATGGGCAACTTCTCGGATCTGACCACCGACGGCGATTATGTGGTGCACCCAATGGTGGGAAAGCTCCTCATCGCCGCGGGTATGAAAATCGCTGGAAACGGCCCCTTTGGATACCGCTTCGCGGGCGCCTTCTTGGGCACGATGACGGTCCTCATCGTCGCCCTGCTCGTGCGGCGCATCATGAAATCCACCGTGTGGGGAGGCGTTGCCGGTGTGCTGCTCGCGGTCGACGGCGAACACATCGTCTTGTCCCGCACCGCGATTCTCGACATCTTTCTCACGTTCTTTGTGGTGGCAGGTTTCGCGCTGCTGTGGCTCGATAGATGGCGAGCGCAACGCATCTACGCGGAACATCCTCCTGACACCACTGGCGCCTTCGGCCCGCGAGTAGGCATCCGCTGGTGGCGTCTCGCGGCGATCGTCACCTTCGGCCTCGCGTCGGGCGTGAAGTGGTCGGGGGCAACCTTTGCCGCGGCGTTCCTCTTGGTATTTGTCCTCCTGGATGCCTCCGACAGGCGCGCGGCCGGCTACAAGCATTGGCTGCCGGGAGCCGCTTTGCGGTCAGGGTTGCCTGGCGCACTTGCGACCGTGATCCTGATGCCTGCGACCTACATCGCGCAGTGGGCGAACTGGTTCCTCACCAAGGGCTCCTACGATCGCGACTGGGCTCAGTTGCACCCCGGCCAGGGTGTGACGTGGCTTCCCCCTGCGCTCCGGTCGCTGTGGGAATACCACGTGAGCATGTACAACTACCACAAGCACCTTGACACCCCCCATCCGTGGGAGTCGCACCCTGCCGGCTGGATCATCCAGTTCAGACCGACCGCGTTCTTCTTCGAGAAGGCGGATCCGTCCACGTGCCGCGGCGGCAATTGCGTCGAGGACATCACGTCGATCGGAAACCCACTCATCTGGTGGGTGGGGCTCGCGGCGTTGTGCTTCGCGATCTGGAGGCTGGTCGTCAAGAACGACAGCATCGGCATAATCTTCGGCGCCGGCGTGCTCATCGGCTGGCTCCCGTGGGAGCCGTACGCCCACCGCACGATCTTCACGTTCTATTCGGTCGCGATGGCGCCATTCGTTGTCATGATGCTCGCGTGGGCGCTCGAGAGATTCGCTAGACTTGACCACCTCGAGAGCCGATATTCGCGAGTCCGTGGGCTCGCCGTCGGGTGGTTCCTCGTCGCTGTCCTTGTGGTCTCGGCCTTCTTCTACCCCGTGTGGACCGGCCAGCCGATTCCTGCGTGGTACCAAACGATCCACGTCTGGCTTCCCACCTGGTAG
- a CDS encoding Lrp/AsnC family transcriptional regulator, with product MDDLDHRIIDELRVDGRASFADLGLRVGLSASAVKRRVDRLVDTGVIRGFGVRLDPDVDGQKIESYVELFCRGTVAPHELTRILGAIPNVVEALTVTGQADAIVRLRAATMPDLEVALEKIRDAAQVDKTRSAIVLSRLVDERLR from the coding sequence ATCGACGATCTCGACCACCGGATCATCGATGAGTTGCGTGTTGACGGAAGGGCGAGTTTCGCGGACCTCGGTTTGCGGGTGGGTCTGTCCGCGTCGGCCGTCAAACGCCGTGTCGACAGGCTTGTCGATACGGGGGTGATTCGCGGTTTTGGCGTCCGCCTTGATCCCGACGTCGACGGCCAGAAGATCGAGTCGTACGTGGAGCTCTTTTGCAGGGGGACGGTCGCCCCTCATGAACTCACGCGCATCCTCGGCGCGATCCCGAACGTGGTCGAGGCCCTGACGGTGACGGGTCAGGCCGACGCGATCGTCCGTCTTCGCGCGGCGACGATGCCCGACCTCGAGGTCGCTCTTGAGAAGATCCGTGATGCCGCGCAAGTCGACAAGACCCGCAGCGCCATCGTGCTCTCTCGGCTCGTCGACGAGAGGCTTCGCTGA
- the ddaH gene encoding dimethylargininase — translation MTITAPSQRATRVATPLTVLMCRPSHFTVTYRINPWMNPDSPTDTPRAVAQWEALRDAYKRLDFEVHEIDPIHGLPDMVFAANGGLVIDGVAYTASFHYPQRQPEGPAYASWLGVAGYDVRHASVVNEGEGDFLAVGDVILAGHGFRTDPASHDEAARVFGREVIALRLVRPEFYHLDTALAVLDGRVGHEHVAYLPGAFDADSLALLRDRFPDAIEVSEEDAAVFGLNAVSDGLHVVTAERATGFHAQLREHGYEPIGVDLSELLLGGGGVKCCTLALRGPEREF, via the coding sequence ATGACCATCACCGCGCCGTCCCAGCGCGCCACTCGCGTGGCCACCCCATTGACCGTTCTCATGTGCCGCCCTTCTCACTTCACGGTGACCTACCGGATCAACCCCTGGATGAACCCAGACTCCCCCACCGACACCCCGCGTGCGGTCGCCCAGTGGGAGGCGCTTCGCGACGCTTACAAGCGCCTCGACTTTGAGGTGCACGAGATCGATCCGATCCATGGGCTCCCCGACATGGTCTTCGCGGCGAACGGTGGCCTGGTGATCGACGGGGTTGCCTACACGGCCAGCTTCCACTACCCACAACGCCAACCGGAGGGCCCCGCATACGCCAGTTGGCTCGGAGTCGCAGGCTACGACGTTCGCCACGCGAGCGTCGTCAACGAGGGTGAGGGCGACTTCCTCGCCGTGGGAGACGTCATCCTTGCTGGCCACGGGTTCCGCACCGACCCCGCGAGCCACGATGAGGCCGCCCGCGTGTTCGGTCGCGAGGTCATCGCTCTGCGCCTCGTCAGGCCCGAGTTCTACCACCTCGACACCGCGCTCGCTGTGCTCGACGGCCGAGTCGGACACGAACACGTCGCATACCTACCCGGCGCGTTCGATGCCGACAGCCTTGCCCTCCTGCGCGACCGGTTCCCCGATGCGATCGAGGTGTCTGAGGAGGACGCGGCCGTGTTCGGCCTCAATGCGGTCTCCGACGGCCTTCACGTCGTCACCGCCGAGCGCGCGACGGGCTTCCATGCCCAGTTGCGGGAGCACGGCTACGAGCCCATCGGCGTCGACCTTTCCGAGCTACTGCTCGGTGGCGGAGGCGTCAAGTGCTGCACGCTCGCGTTGCGCGGGCCGGAAAGGGAGTTCTGA
- a CDS encoding ornithine cyclodeaminase: protein MVACVDTPRMREWISERGIEPIIVDLVERMEAAFTRWLDFERAPRIPSHSPLGVIELMPTSDGNHYAFKYVNGHPANPASGLQTVTGFGVLADVGTGYPVLIAEMNLLTALRTSATSAMAAKRLARRDARVLALIGTGSQSEFQALAMRAVVGITHVRIWDIDPAAMDKFERNMADWGLDIYRASSAADACRGADIVTTCTADKVNAVVLTDDMVTAGMHLNAIGGDSPGKTELDSAITCRARIFVEHEEQTRIEGEIQLLPADHPVEPLWRVIAGLAPGRLMDGELTLFDSVGFAIEDFVALEYLNEQVRGTRFAGEIDLITSPEDPKDLFSLVASPALAVAH, encoded by the coding sequence ATGGTTGCCTGTGTTGACACTCCTCGCATGCGCGAGTGGATTTCAGAGCGCGGCATCGAGCCCATCATCGTGGACTTGGTGGAACGCATGGAGGCCGCGTTCACGCGCTGGCTCGACTTCGAACGCGCGCCTCGCATTCCATCGCATTCGCCGCTTGGCGTCATCGAATTGATGCCCACCTCCGACGGAAACCACTACGCGTTCAAGTACGTCAACGGCCACCCCGCGAACCCCGCGAGCGGGCTACAGACCGTCACCGGGTTCGGCGTGCTGGCCGACGTCGGGACCGGATATCCCGTGCTCATCGCGGAAATGAACCTGCTGACGGCCCTGCGCACTTCCGCGACGTCGGCGATGGCGGCGAAGCGCCTTGCCCGCCGCGACGCGCGCGTCCTTGCGCTGATCGGCACCGGCAGCCAGTCGGAATTCCAGGCCCTGGCCATGCGGGCGGTTGTCGGAATCACCCACGTTCGCATCTGGGACATCGACCCCGCCGCGATGGACAAGTTCGAGCGGAACATGGCCGACTGGGGGCTCGACATCTATCGGGCCTCAAGCGCGGCCGATGCGTGCCGCGGGGCAGACATCGTCACCACCTGCACCGCCGACAAGGTGAATGCCGTCGTCCTCACGGACGACATGGTGACGGCGGGAATGCACCTCAACGCGATAGGAGGGGACTCGCCAGGCAAGACCGAACTCGATTCCGCAATCACGTGCCGCGCCCGCATCTTTGTCGAGCACGAAGAGCAGACCCGTATTGAGGGCGAAATCCAATTGCTGCCCGCCGACCACCCCGTCGAGCCTCTCTGGCGGGTCATCGCGGGCCTCGCCCCCGGACGCCTCATGGACGGCGAGCTCACGCTCTTCGACTCCGTGGGCTTCGCGATCGAGGACTTCGTTGCGCTCGAGTACCTCAACGAGCAGGTCCGAGGCACGCGTTTTGCGGGGGAGATCGACCTCATCACGTCGCCCGAGGACCCGAAGGACCTGTTCTCCCTCGTGGCCTCCCCTGCGCTGGCGGTTGCTCACTAG
- a CDS encoding SDR family NAD(P)-dependent oxidoreductase, whose translation MSQRTAVVTGASSGIGAASARALASQGWNVVLGARRVDRLEALAAEIGGAAHHLDVTDPASTAEFCAQVETCHLLVNNAGGALGVSSIAESDDAEWLRMFEMNVMSTLRMTRGLLPKLIASGDGQVITIGSIAARESYRGGGGYNAAKHAVASLTRVLRIEMLGLPVRVSEIDPGMVATEFSVVRFGGDQERADSVYAGMTPLTAEDIAETVTWIASRPSHVNIDQVLMMPRDQSSAQVVNRTS comes from the coding sequence GTGAGCCAGCGCACCGCCGTCGTCACCGGAGCATCGAGCGGGATTGGCGCCGCCAGCGCGCGCGCCCTCGCCTCCCAAGGATGGAATGTCGTCCTGGGTGCGCGTCGCGTCGATCGGCTCGAGGCCCTCGCCGCGGAGATCGGTGGCGCCGCGCATCATCTGGATGTGACCGATCCCGCGTCGACCGCAGAATTTTGCGCTCAAGTGGAGACGTGCCACCTGCTCGTGAACAACGCGGGAGGGGCGCTCGGGGTGTCATCCATTGCGGAGTCCGATGACGCCGAGTGGCTGCGCATGTTCGAGATGAACGTGATGAGCACGCTGCGCATGACGCGCGGCCTCTTGCCCAAGCTCATCGCTTCCGGTGATGGCCAGGTCATCACGATTGGCTCGATCGCGGCGCGTGAGTCGTATCGCGGCGGGGGTGGTTACAACGCGGCCAAGCATGCCGTTGCGTCCCTCACTCGAGTGTTGCGCATCGAGATGCTCGGCCTGCCTGTGCGGGTGAGCGAGATTGATCCCGGTATGGTCGCGACCGAGTTTTCCGTCGTGCGCTTTGGGGGCGATCAAGAACGTGCCGATTCGGTCTACGCGGGGATGACGCCGCTCACCGCGGAGGACATCGCCGAAACGGTCACGTGGATCGCCTCGCGACCTTCCCACGTGAACATCGACCAGGTACTGATGATGCCGCGGGACCAGTCCTCCGCTCAAGTGGTGAATCGGACCTCATAG
- a CDS encoding GntR family transcriptional regulator encodes MLIRVDSSSDISIFEQVAAAIRTDMAAGRVRPDDKLPSARDVAASLGINLHTVLRAYQVLRDEGLVDMRRGRGAVVTSAAGDLTELTEDIRELGAKAAALGMTADALASLVRDSLKAMP; translated from the coding sequence ATGCTGATTCGAGTCGACTCCTCGAGCGACATCTCGATCTTTGAGCAGGTCGCCGCCGCCATTCGAACCGACATGGCGGCCGGCCGCGTTCGCCCCGACGACAAACTTCCCTCCGCCCGGGATGTGGCCGCATCACTGGGCATCAACCTGCACACGGTGCTACGCGCCTACCAGGTGCTACGCGACGAGGGCCTCGTCGACATGAGAAGGGGGCGAGGGGCCGTCGTCACATCGGCCGCTGGCGATCTGACGGAACTCACGGAAGACATCCGCGAGCTCGGTGCGAAGGCCGCCGCCCTCGGGATGACGGCGGACGCGCTGGCGTCCCTCGTTCGCGACAGTCTCAAGGCAATGCCCTAG
- a CDS encoding DUF1648 domain-containing protein, translating to MSEATQTPVVRRFILVALVAPAFLTIVAIALQLSWRHDLPDPIATHWGPLGAADGFGGLATILIVAAVLGLGLPALIAATTLPLLMRGARGANFRFMAALAVGLSALSAVLNTWTVDLQRGLADAHNAPSVFPALVAGFGAAAVAGVTGWLFQPRQQAVVPGLTHAVPLGLAPGERAVWMRTAAMARPFRILLFVIVAGLGLATAGLWIAGQTAAAWIYLGTTALVALAFAAATTFHVRVDETGVTAVSALGVPRFGVAIADVADAGVARVNGFAEFGGWGIRQRPGALGIILRNGESLQVTRRNGRRLVITVDDAETAAALLLAFAKRASTMPPAAP from the coding sequence ATGTCCGAAGCGACACAGACGCCGGTGGTCCGTCGATTCATCCTCGTGGCGCTCGTCGCCCCGGCATTCTTGACCATCGTTGCCATTGCGCTTCAGCTCTCGTGGCGCCACGATCTTCCTGACCCCATCGCGACGCACTGGGGGCCATTGGGCGCGGCAGACGGTTTTGGCGGGCTCGCCACGATTCTCATCGTTGCCGCCGTCCTTGGGCTCGGGTTGCCCGCACTCATCGCCGCGACCACGCTTCCGCTCCTGATGCGCGGTGCCCGCGGGGCGAACTTTCGGTTCATGGCCGCGCTTGCGGTCGGCCTGTCGGCGCTATCGGCGGTGCTGAATACCTGGACGGTGGACCTGCAGCGGGGGCTGGCCGACGCGCACAACGCCCCCAGCGTCTTCCCCGCGCTCGTAGCGGGCTTTGGGGCGGCCGCCGTCGCCGGGGTCACAGGGTGGCTGTTTCAGCCCCGCCAGCAGGCAGTGGTGCCCGGACTCACGCACGCGGTCCCCTTGGGTCTCGCGCCCGGAGAGCGGGCGGTATGGATGCGCACGGCGGCGATGGCGCGACCGTTCAGGATCCTGTTGTTTGTGATCGTGGCGGGACTCGGCCTCGCAACAGCGGGCCTGTGGATCGCTGGGCAGACCGCCGCCGCGTGGATCTACCTGGGCACCACGGCTCTCGTGGCGCTTGCATTCGCGGCGGCAACCACCTTTCACGTGCGGGTCGACGAAACCGGTGTCACCGCCGTTTCCGCCCTGGGTGTACCCAGGTTCGGCGTCGCCATCGCGGACGTGGCCGATGCAGGCGTGGCACGAGTCAATGGCTTCGCCGAATTCGGTGGATGGGGCATCCGGCAGCGTCCAGGCGCGCTCGGGATCATCCTGCGCAACGGGGAGTCTCTGCAAGTGACCCGGCGCAATGGCAGGCGCCTGGTCATTACGGTCGACGATGCGGAGACCGCCGCCGCGCTCCTCCTGGCATTCGCCAAAAGGGCGAGCACCATGCCACCCGCCGCACCGTGA
- a CDS encoding FKBP-type peptidyl-prolyl cis-trans isomerase, giving the protein MKHRFILPAAVAVAVLSLAACTPASVVSPSSGASAAPATSVPSPTAAAHVALPGVDPTAALADMKWVDNGSGSAPGLTFTYPINFTASGGRVIKDGTGAALKDGQILSLDVVQFSGDDGTVQNSTYKDGKAIPVTLSSSSLDPVLYGILSKAHIGAQVLFAVPDAGQGAVVVAFDVMGATDVLAKPTGATVAPVAGLPTVTLDGTGKPSVSFTGATKPTALVSQDLITGTGPAIAEGQSVTVNYTGWLWDGKQFDSSWDRGSTATFTIATGSLIDGWVKGMVGKTVGSQVLLVVPPALGYGAAGQGTTIPGDSTLVFVVDILAAN; this is encoded by the coding sequence GTGAAGCATCGTTTCATCCTGCCTGCCGCCGTCGCGGTAGCCGTACTTTCCCTTGCCGCCTGCACCCCAGCCTCTGTGGTCAGCCCTTCGTCGGGAGCGAGTGCGGCGCCAGCCACATCAGTCCCGTCACCCACTGCCGCTGCGCACGTTGCGCTCCCGGGGGTTGATCCCACGGCGGCGCTCGCGGACATGAAGTGGGTCGACAACGGCTCGGGCTCAGCGCCTGGCCTGACGTTCACCTATCCCATCAACTTCACCGCGAGTGGTGGCAGGGTCATCAAGGACGGCACCGGAGCCGCTCTCAAGGATGGCCAGATTCTTTCTCTCGACGTCGTGCAGTTCTCCGGCGACGATGGAACCGTCCAGAATTCCACGTACAAGGACGGCAAGGCCATTCCCGTCACGCTCAGTTCATCGTCTCTCGACCCGGTGCTCTACGGCATCTTGTCGAAGGCACACATCGGCGCGCAGGTTCTCTTCGCGGTTCCCGATGCGGGCCAGGGTGCTGTCGTCGTCGCGTTCGACGTGATGGGAGCGACCGATGTTCTCGCCAAGCCGACCGGCGCGACCGTGGCGCCGGTTGCGGGGTTGCCGACGGTGACGCTTGACGGGACCGGTAAGCCTTCCGTGTCCTTCACCGGTGCGACGAAGCCGACCGCTCTGGTATCTCAGGACCTCATCACCGGTACTGGCCCAGCGATCGCTGAGGGTCAATCCGTGACGGTCAACTACACCGGTTGGTTGTGGGATGGAAAGCAGTTCGATTCGTCCTGGGACAGGGGCTCAACGGCCACCTTCACCATTGCGACCGGTTCGCTGATTGATGGTTGGGTCAAGGGAATGGTCGGCAAGACCGTCGGAAGCCAGGTTCTCTTGGTCGTGCCGCCGGCGCTCGGATATGGAGCAGCAGGCCAGGGCACCACGATCCCTGGTGATTCCACTCTCGTGTTCGTCGTGGACATCCTCGCGGCAAACTAA
- the htpX gene encoding zinc metalloprotease HtpX → MGSRRYFNGAKTLGLFVLLWAVMLGVGSVVSGGRFFWAFAAFSVIGTTIGYWNSATLAIRAMHAFPVTEVEQPGMYRIVRELSREANQPMPQLYVSPTQAPNAFATGRNPANAAVCCTEGILALLDERELRGVLGHELMHVYNRDILIGSVAAALAGIVTAVAHISLWFGGGRNSRDNPFGILGFVAMLILAPLAATLIRMSISRTREYDADEDGSTLTGDPASLASALRKLEAGTAAHPLQQTSQLENVSHLFIANPFSSVGLARMFSTHPPMEDRIARLEAMTSGRRYMG, encoded by the coding sequence GTGGGATCCCGACGCTATTTCAATGGAGCCAAGACGCTTGGCCTATTCGTGCTGCTCTGGGCAGTCATGCTTGGCGTCGGCAGCGTCGTGTCTGGCGGCCGCTTCTTTTGGGCCTTCGCGGCGTTCTCGGTGATCGGCACGACGATCGGGTACTGGAACTCGGCGACGCTCGCGATCAGGGCGATGCACGCCTTCCCCGTGACCGAGGTCGAACAGCCAGGGATGTATCGCATCGTGCGGGAGCTCAGCCGTGAGGCAAATCAGCCGATGCCGCAGCTCTACGTCTCGCCCACCCAGGCGCCCAATGCCTTCGCGACCGGCCGCAATCCCGCCAACGCCGCGGTGTGTTGCACGGAGGGCATCCTCGCTCTTCTCGATGAGCGTGAACTGCGCGGGGTGCTCGGCCACGAGCTCATGCACGTGTACAACCGCGACATCCTCATCGGCTCCGTCGCGGCGGCGCTCGCGGGCATTGTGACGGCGGTGGCGCACATTTCCTTGTGGTTCGGCGGCGGCCGCAACAGCCGCGACAACCCGTTCGGCATCCTGGGCTTCGTCGCGATGCTGATCCTGGCGCCGCTCGCGGCCACCCTGATCCGCATGTCGATTTCGCGCACGCGAGAGTATGACGCCGACGAGGACGGCTCGACCCTCACGGGCGACCCGGCCTCCCTCGCGTCGGCGCTGCGCAAGCTCGAGGCCGGCACGGCCGCCCACCCGTTGCAGCAGACCTCTCAACTGGAGAACGTCAGCCACCTCTTTATTGCCAACCCGTTCAGCAGCGTGGGCCTCGCCAGGATGTTCTCGACGCATCCTCCGATGGAGGACCGGATCGCTCGCCTCGAGGCCATGACAAGCGGCCGACGCTACATGGGCTAA